From Desmodus rotundus isolate HL8 chromosome 12, HLdesRot8A.1, whole genome shotgun sequence, one genomic window encodes:
- the LOC112315436 gene encoding protein S100-A7: MSHTEAEKSVMGMIDLFHKYVKPDDTIDEPGLLKMLKENFPNFLEASDNKGKDYLSHIFEEKDKNKDKKIQFSEFLSLVGDIATEYHNQSHKVTASSGEHQ; this comes from the exons ATGAGCCACACTGAAGCTGAGAAGTCCGTGATGGGCATGATCGACCTGTTCCACAAATACGTCAAACCCGATGACACAATTGACGAGCCGGGCCTGCTAAAGATgctgaaggagaatttccccaactTCCTCGAGGCCTCT GACAATAAGGGCAAAGATTACTTGTCCCATATCtttgaagaaaaagacaagaataagGATAAGAAGATTCAGTTTTCTGAGTTTCTGTCCTTGGTGGGGGACATAGCCACAGAATACCACAATCAGAGCCACAAAGTGACCGCCAGTTCTGGGGAACACCAGTGA